One uncultured Hyphomonas sp. genomic region harbors:
- a CDS encoding alpha/beta hydrolase — protein sequence MAHLRQLMLAVSAIALLAGCSGGGGGGTSSQNPQPVSPPPPPPPPPPSPPPPPPPPAVPADQTNVVYGSGLLETGTKPLTLDVYQSGEPCTQPRPFVMLVHGGEFDSGEKSDAPWPDIAQSLTDQDYTVISIDYRLSSDAPVPSAEFHPLRDAILASGETGITGTDTDAQADILASAIEDGTSALRWVEDHQDELCVDASQFAIWGESSGAVIALHLAYGLDEYAIYSPQPDVLVDYWGRFIYGGLISGSDAPLLILHGDQDPVIDYGYALDIQAEAEAASVPYAFYTVTDGGHGFAGIEENVLTVDGVTLRQHAVDFITSHLRDGPSVYETRKISASPPPPPAPPPPAPPPPAPPPPAPPPPAPPPPAPPPPAPPPPAPPPPAPPPPAPPPPAPPPPAPPPPAPPPPAPPPPAPPPPAPPPPAPPPPAPPPPAPPVPASASDVIYGTGLTAAGTKDLKLDVYQTGEACTDLRPFVMLIHGGGFEEGSKSMSPWRSLAGDITDLGYTAISIDYRMIGDRPRPSAEFEPVRDDILASGLGPLITYDLQQQADVIASAIEDSVTALRWVEANQEDLCVDMSRFAVWGDSAGAVMGLHAAYGMDEYDIPVPEPDVVIDYWGRFIYGSNLMAAGDPPPFILHGTQDEVVNYSFALDIRNQANAARIPYAFYTVTGAKHGFEGIPIDTLTVNGRTLRQLTIDYIADHLEDDGSPGYETHSIPR from the coding sequence ATGGCGCATCTCAGACAACTTATGCTCGCCGTTTCGGCAATTGCGTTGCTTGCCGGATGTTCCGGAGGTGGCGGCGGTGGAACATCCAGTCAGAACCCGCAACCCGTTTCGCCCCCACCTCCGCCTCCACCGCCGCCGCCGTCACCTCCTCCTCCACCGCCGCCGCCGGCGGTTCCCGCGGATCAAACCAATGTCGTCTACGGAAGCGGCCTGCTGGAGACCGGGACAAAACCCCTGACTCTGGATGTGTACCAATCCGGCGAGCCGTGTACGCAGCCACGCCCGTTCGTGATGCTGGTACATGGCGGCGAATTTGACTCCGGCGAAAAATCCGATGCGCCCTGGCCGGACATTGCGCAGAGCCTGACGGATCAGGACTATACGGTGATCTCGATTGACTACCGCCTGTCTTCCGATGCGCCTGTGCCGTCTGCCGAGTTTCATCCGCTGCGGGATGCCATCCTGGCCTCAGGCGAGACCGGGATCACGGGGACGGACACTGACGCCCAGGCCGATATTCTCGCCAGCGCCATCGAAGACGGGACATCCGCCCTGCGCTGGGTCGAAGACCATCAGGATGAGCTGTGTGTGGATGCATCGCAATTTGCGATCTGGGGAGAGTCTTCTGGTGCCGTCATTGCCCTGCACCTGGCATATGGTCTCGATGAGTACGCAATTTATTCTCCGCAGCCGGACGTGCTGGTCGATTACTGGGGCCGGTTCATCTATGGCGGGCTGATCTCCGGGAGTGATGCGCCCCTGCTGATCCTGCATGGCGATCAGGACCCTGTCATCGATTACGGATATGCGCTGGATATTCAGGCCGAGGCAGAGGCGGCATCGGTTCCGTATGCCTTCTATACGGTCACGGATGGCGGGCATGGCTTCGCCGGAATTGAAGAGAACGTACTGACAGTCGACGGTGTGACGCTTCGCCAGCACGCCGTCGACTTCATTACGAGCCATTTGCGGGACGGGCCCTCCGTATACGAGACGCGGAAAATCAGCGCGTCACCGCCTCCTCCCCCTGCGCCGCCACCTCCCGCACCACCGCCACCGGCGCCCCCTCCGCCTGCGCCGCCTCCTCCTGCACCGCCGCCACCGGCGCCTCCTCCGCCTGCGCCGCCTCCTCCTGCACCGCCGCCACCGGCGCCCCCTCCGCCTGCGCCGCCTCCTCCTGCACCGCCACCACCGGCGCCCCCTCCGCCTGCGCCGCCTCCTCCTGCACCGCCACCACCGGCGCCTCCTCCGCCTGCACCACCGCCGCCGGCGCCTCCTCCGCCTGCACCACCGCCGCCGGCCCCACCCGTTCCGGCGAGCGCAAGCGATGTCATTTACGGAACGGGGCTGACCGCCGCCGGGACAAAAGACCTGAAGCTGGATGTCTACCAGACCGGTGAGGCGTGTACGGATTTGCGGCCGTTCGTAATGCTTATCCATGGCGGCGGTTTTGAAGAGGGCTCCAAGAGCATGTCGCCCTGGCGGAGCCTTGCCGGTGACATTACGGATCTCGGTTATACGGCCATTTCCATCGACTACCGGATGATCGGGGACAGACCACGCCCCTCAGCGGAGTTCGAACCTGTCCGGGACGATATTCTCGCTTCAGGGCTGGGCCCGCTGATCACATATGACCTTCAGCAACAGGCCGACGTCATCGCCAGCGCCATTGAGGACTCCGTCACCGCTCTGCGCTGGGTGGAGGCCAACCAGGAAGACCTTTGCGTCGACATGTCCAGATTTGCTGTGTGGGGGGACTCGGCCGGCGCCGTCATGGGCCTCCATGCGGCCTATGGCATGGACGAATATGACATCCCCGTTCCGGAACCGGATGTCGTGATCGACTATTGGGGCCGCTTCATCTATGGCAGCAACCTGATGGCCGCCGGAGACCCGCCGCCCTTCATTCTTCATGGCACGCAGGATGAAGTCGTCAATTATTCCTTCGCGCTCGACATCCGGAACCAGGCGAACGCGGCCAGGATTCCGTATGCGTTCTATACCGTCACCGGCGCGAAACATGGCTTCGAGGGAATTCCCATCGACACGCTCACCGTCAATGGCCGCACGCTCCGCCAGCTCACGATCGACTATATCGCCGATCATCTGGAAGACGACGGATCGCCGGGATATGAGACGCACTCTATCCCGCGCTGA
- a CDS encoding DUF3137 domain-containing protein → MAISNSSNIDNAIRTARPLSLLASERPEFADVERIWETELAPELGVREAIRKQTISRAKSRTFLGLLVAVPGALFIMVLSGGAGFFFPLSLFLGAIIVAFISGFDWLKVYSLKSATKDLILKAACKPFGFNYETLHPDLSGIEDFQSLRTRGKELMEAIAGPQKGEAKTISTLFGDIQVTSHDGAGQPPPTPAYQLLKDAALLPGHSQRKFEDLIEGERAGTKFALVEAKLDTGGKNSQTVFQGILIHIEYPQRFSGRTLMARSGWWKRGKGAGDLKKVDLISRELDEAFTVYSSDQVEARALLSPDRMERLIALERHFSGGKLRGLFDQGHMTLALEADNQFEAGSVFQPLVDPRRFSTALSELGLVCDLIDGFLTREWVQGRL, encoded by the coding sequence ATGGCCATCAGTAACAGCAGCAACATCGACAATGCGATCCGCACGGCTCGGCCGCTGAGCCTGCTGGCAAGCGAGCGGCCCGAATTTGCCGATGTTGAACGCATCTGGGAAACCGAACTCGCGCCGGAGCTCGGCGTCCGCGAGGCAATTCGAAAGCAAACCATTTCCCGGGCAAAGTCCCGCACTTTTCTCGGGTTGCTCGTGGCCGTGCCAGGCGCGCTCTTCATTATGGTGCTGTCGGGCGGAGCTGGTTTTTTCTTTCCGTTGTCCCTCTTCCTTGGGGCGATCATTGTCGCGTTCATATCCGGCTTCGACTGGCTGAAAGTCTATTCCCTGAAGTCGGCGACCAAGGACCTGATCCTCAAGGCGGCGTGCAAGCCGTTTGGCTTCAACTACGAAACCCTTCACCCGGACCTTTCCGGCATTGAGGACTTCCAGTCCCTGAGAACCCGCGGCAAGGAGTTGATGGAAGCCATTGCCGGACCGCAGAAGGGGGAGGCGAAGACCATCTCCACCCTGTTTGGCGACATTCAGGTCACGAGCCATGACGGCGCAGGCCAGCCGCCGCCGACCCCGGCCTACCAGCTCCTGAAAGACGCCGCCCTCTTGCCCGGCCACAGCCAGCGCAAATTCGAGGACCTGATCGAAGGCGAACGGGCCGGTACGAAATTCGCCCTCGTCGAGGCGAAGCTCGATACCGGCGGCAAGAACAGCCAGACCGTTTTCCAGGGCATCCTCATCCATATCGAATATCCCCAGCGCTTTTCCGGCCGCACACTCATGGCCCGGTCAGGCTGGTGGAAGCGCGGCAAGGGCGCGGGAGACCTGAAGAAGGTCGATCTGATTTCCCGCGAACTGGATGAAGCCTTCACCGTCTATTCCAGCGACCAGGTCGAAGCGCGCGCTCTCCTGTCGCCGGACCGGATGGAGCGTCTCATCGCGCTGGAGCGGCACTTCTCCGGCGGAAAGCTGCGCGGCCTGTTCGATCAGGGCCACATGACGCTGGCGCTCGAAGCGGACAATCAGTTCGAGGCCGGCTCGGTCTTCCAGCCTTTGGTCGACCCGCGCCGTTTCTCAACGGCCCTGTCGGAACTGGGCCTCGTCTGTGACCTGATCGACGGTTTCCTCACCCGCGAATGGGTCCAGGGCCGCCTCTGA
- a CDS encoding GGDEF domain-containing protein — MSAYARDIKDSLTFFVFVATTALCLSFTFSVFVYRLGVLEDPQRFLVANLVVAACVAIPTATIASQHEFQLKRYQRQLESLASTDPLTGLQNRRFFRISAEDEMKRQRRTGGMAALVLFDLDQFKRVNDRYGHQAGDALLKRIAEIAYSELRGPFDKLGRWGGEEFVVLLSNVNRDQAWLVCDRLRERLENTEIEFNGEKISVTASFGYEMLTPDASFDRVVESADKALYVSKSTGRNRVTYAGPRLAATA; from the coding sequence ATGAGCGCCTACGCACGGGATATAAAAGATTCTCTGACGTTCTTCGTCTTCGTGGCAACGACGGCGCTCTGCCTGTCGTTCACCTTCTCCGTTTTCGTCTACCGTCTTGGCGTGCTGGAAGACCCTCAGCGCTTTCTCGTCGCGAACCTCGTCGTCGCTGCCTGTGTGGCGATCCCGACGGCAACGATCGCGTCCCAGCATGAGTTCCAGCTGAAGCGGTATCAGCGCCAGCTGGAATCGCTCGCCTCGACCGACCCGCTGACCGGCCTGCAGAACCGCCGCTTCTTCCGCATCTCCGCCGAAGATGAGATGAAGCGCCAGCGCCGCACAGGCGGCATGGCCGCGCTTGTCCTGTTCGATCTCGACCAGTTCAAGCGCGTCAACGACCGCTATGGCCACCAGGCCGGCGATGCGCTGCTGAAGCGGATTGCCGAAATTGCCTATTCGGAACTGCGCGGGCCGTTCGACAAGCTCGGCCGCTGGGGCGGGGAGGAGTTTGTCGTTCTCCTGTCCAACGTCAACCGGGACCAGGCCTGGCTGGTCTGTGACCGCCTGCGCGAGCGTCTGGAGAATACAGAGATCGAATTTAATGGCGAGAAGATCTCGGTCACCGCCAGCTTCGGTTATGAAATGCTGACCCCGGATGCCTCTTTCGACCGCGTTGTCGAATCTGCCGACAAGGCCCTGTACGTGTCCAAGTCGACTGGCCGGAACCGCGTCACCTATGCCGGTCCGCGCCTCGCAGCGACGGCCTGA
- the groES gene encoding co-chaperone GroES, translated as MKLRPLHDRVVVRRVKEEEKTKGGIIIPDTAKEKPQEGEVVAVGKGATGEDGKTIALDVKKGDRVLFGKWSGTEVSVDGEDLLIMKESDIMGVLEK; from the coding sequence ATGAAACTTCGTCCCCTGCACGATCGCGTCGTCGTACGTCGCGTCAAGGAAGAGGAAAAGACCAAGGGCGGCATCATCATTCCCGACACGGCAAAAGAAAAGCCGCAGGAAGGTGAAGTGGTCGCTGTCGGCAAAGGCGCAACCGGTGAAGATGGCAAGACCATCGCTCTGGACGTGAAAAAGGGCGACCGCGTCCTGTTCGGCAAATGGTCCGGCACGGAAGTCTCCGTCGACGGCGAAGACCTGCTCATCATGAAAGAAAGCGACATCATGGGTGTGCTGGAGAAATAA
- the groL gene encoding chaperonin GroEL (60 kDa chaperone family; promotes refolding of misfolded polypeptides especially under stressful conditions; forms two stacked rings of heptamers to form a barrel-shaped 14mer; ends can be capped by GroES; misfolded proteins enter the barrel where they are refolded when GroES binds) translates to MAAKHVVFGADAREKMLKGVDTLANAVKVTLGPKGRNVVIEKSFGAPRTTKDGVTVAKEIELEDKLENMGAQMLREVASKANDVAGDGTTTATVLAQAIVREGMKRVAAGMNPMDLKRGIDKAAAEVVKDLAHHSKKVKTNEEIAQVGTISANGETEVGAMIAEAMAKVGNEGVITVEEAKSLETELDVVEGMQFDRGYLSPYFITNPDKMIAELEDCYILLHESKLSSLQPMLPILEQVVQSQKPLLIIAEDVDGEALATLVVNKLRGGLKIAAVKAPGFGDRRKAMLQDIAVLTGGQVISEDLGIKLENVGMEMLGTAKRITIDKDNTTIVDGAGKKKDIEARVSQIRKQIDDTSSDYDREKLQERLAKLAGGVAVIKVGGATEVEVKERKDRVDDALNATRAAVEEGIVPGGGTALLRASKNIDVVGENDDEKAGIDIVRKALEAPVRQIAENAGVEGSVVVNTILQTKSRSHGFNAQTEEYGDLVAMGVIDPVKVVRSALQNASSVAGLLITTEAAIAEAPKKDAPAGGMPDMGGMGGMGGMGF, encoded by the coding sequence ATGGCTGCAAAACACGTAGTTTTTGGCGCTGACGCCCGCGAAAAGATGCTCAAGGGCGTCGACACGCTGGCCAACGCCGTAAAAGTGACGCTCGGCCCGAAAGGCCGTAACGTCGTCATCGAAAAATCCTTCGGCGCTCCGCGCACCACGAAGGACGGTGTCACCGTCGCAAAAGAGATCGAGCTGGAAGACAAGCTCGAGAACATGGGCGCACAGATGCTGCGCGAAGTCGCCTCCAAGGCCAACGATGTGGCCGGTGACGGCACCACGACCGCCACGGTGCTCGCCCAGGCCATCGTCCGCGAAGGCATGAAGCGCGTTGCCGCCGGCATGAACCCGATGGACCTGAAGCGCGGCATCGACAAGGCAGCTGCCGAAGTCGTCAAAGACCTCGCTCACCACTCCAAGAAGGTGAAGACGAACGAAGAGATCGCCCAGGTCGGCACGATCTCCGCCAATGGCGAGACCGAAGTCGGCGCGATGATCGCTGAAGCCATGGCGAAAGTCGGCAACGAAGGCGTCATCACGGTTGAAGAAGCCAAGTCGCTCGAAACCGAACTCGACGTCGTCGAAGGCATGCAGTTCGATCGCGGCTACCTGTCGCCGTACTTCATCACCAACCCGGACAAGATGATTGCCGAGCTGGAAGACTGCTACATCCTGCTTCACGAGTCGAAGCTGTCCAGCCTGCAGCCGATGCTGCCGATCCTGGAACAGGTCGTTCAGTCCCAGAAGCCGCTGCTGATCATCGCTGAAGACGTTGACGGCGAAGCCCTGGCGACCCTGGTCGTCAACAAGCTGCGCGGCGGCCTGAAAATCGCTGCCGTCAAAGCCCCGGGCTTCGGCGACCGCCGCAAGGCCATGCTGCAGGACATCGCTGTCCTCACCGGCGGCCAGGTCATCTCCGAAGACCTCGGCATCAAGCTGGAAAACGTCGGCATGGAAATGCTCGGCACCGCCAAGCGCATCACCATCGACAAGGACAACACGACCATCGTCGACGGCGCCGGCAAGAAGAAAGACATCGAAGCTCGCGTATCCCAAATCCGCAAGCAGATCGACGACACCTCTTCCGACTATGACCGCGAGAAACTGCAGGAACGTCTGGCCAAGCTGGCTGGCGGTGTTGCCGTGATCAAGGTCGGCGGTGCAACCGAAGTCGAAGTGAAAGAGCGTAAGGACCGCGTCGACGACGCCCTGAACGCAACCCGCGCCGCTGTCGAAGAAGGCATCGTCCCGGGTGGTGGTACGGCCCTGCTCCGCGCCTCCAAGAACATCGACGTGGTTGGCGAAAACGACGACGAGAAAGCCGGCATCGACATCGTCCGCAAGGCGCTCGAAGCTCCGGTTCGTCAGATCGCCGAAAACGCTGGCGTGGAAGGCTCTGTGGTCGTGAATACGATCCTGCAGACCAAGTCGCGCTCGCACGGCTTCAACGCCCAGACCGAAGAATATGGCGACCTGGTTGCCATGGGTGTCATCGACCCGGTCAAAGTTGTCCGTTCGGCCCTGCAGAACGCCTCCTCCGTGGCTGGCCTGCTGATCACGACGGAAGCTGCGATCGCCGAAGCGCCTAAGAAGGATGCTCCGGCCGGCGGCATGCCGGACATGGGCGGCATGGGTGGCATGGGCGGCATGGGCTTCTAA
- a CDS encoding acyl-CoA synthetase produces the protein MMSSQDFWNLGDLLDAVGAALGPDDIALVHGDRRITWPDMTARSNRMARNLLARGAKTGDKVGFYLRNQPEYMEGLAACFKGRLTHVNVNYRYLEDELFYIFDNSDATVVFFDVEFMDQVKKVQPRLPGVTSWVQIGGGETADFAVAYEDLATQGDPSPLGFPRSGDDLLFLYTGGTTGMPKGVMWSHKIWRQAGMEGAEAQGLPVPKNIEEHVMAAQALGRHVRNIPACPLMHGTGLFTAMGSLVGGGTIVTLTENKHFDPQNLFETIEREGVTNMAIVGDAFGKPMLAYLDANPGKHKLDTVVGIISSGVMWSTEVKRGLLRHMPNAAMTDSFGASEAVGFGTSIMTADGEVKTSKFTIGSKCKVFTEDGREVVPGSGEAGFIARGGAVPLGYYKDPEKTEKTFKTINGVRYSVPGDWCTVEPDGTITLLGRGSNCINTAGEKVYPEEVEEALKAHDAVKDALVVGVPDDKWGQAITAVVSLDGQADEASLREFVKTKLAHYKAPKRVLFKDDLGRAVNGKADYKSIKAFALAELGIEA, from the coding sequence ATGATGAGCTCGCAGGATTTCTGGAATCTCGGTGATTTGCTGGACGCGGTCGGCGCAGCACTTGGCCCGGACGATATTGCCCTGGTCCATGGCGACCGGCGCATCACCTGGCCGGACATGACGGCCCGCTCCAACCGGATGGCGCGCAACCTGCTGGCACGGGGCGCGAAGACAGGCGACAAGGTCGGCTTCTACCTGCGCAACCAGCCGGAATACATGGAAGGGCTCGCTGCCTGTTTCAAAGGCCGCTTGACGCATGTGAACGTCAATTACCGCTACCTTGAAGACGAGCTGTTCTACATCTTCGACAATTCCGATGCGACGGTCGTGTTCTTCGATGTCGAGTTCATGGACCAGGTGAAAAAGGTCCAGCCGCGCCTGCCCGGCGTGACCAGCTGGGTCCAGATCGGCGGCGGCGAGACGGCGGACTTCGCCGTGGCCTATGAAGACCTGGCCACACAGGGTGACCCGTCCCCGCTCGGTTTCCCGCGGTCCGGCGATGACCTGCTCTTCCTGTACACAGGCGGCACGACCGGCATGCCGAAAGGCGTGATGTGGTCCCACAAGATCTGGCGCCAGGCCGGCATGGAAGGCGCCGAGGCCCAGGGCCTGCCGGTGCCGAAGAACATCGAGGAACATGTCATGGCAGCGCAGGCGCTTGGCCGGCATGTCCGCAACATTCCCGCCTGCCCGCTGATGCATGGCACCGGCCTGTTCACCGCCATGGGCTCACTGGTCGGCGGCGGCACCATCGTGACCCTCACGGAAAACAAGCATTTCGACCCGCAAAACCTGTTCGAGACCATCGAGCGTGAGGGCGTCACCAATATGGCCATCGTGGGCGATGCGTTCGGCAAGCCGATGCTGGCCTATCTCGACGCCAATCCCGGCAAGCACAAGCTGGACACGGTGGTAGGCATCATCTCGTCCGGCGTCATGTGGAGCACCGAGGTCAAGCGCGGCCTCCTGCGCCACATGCCGAACGCCGCCATGACCGACAGTTTCGGCGCCTCCGAAGCGGTCGGCTTCGGCACATCCATCATGACCGCAGACGGCGAGGTGAAGACGTCCAAGTTCACCATCGGCTCGAAGTGCAAAGTGTTCACCGAGGACGGCCGCGAAGTCGTGCCGGGCAGCGGCGAGGCCGGCTTTATCGCCCGCGGCGGCGCAGTACCGCTCGGCTATTACAAGGATCCCGAGAAAACCGAAAAGACGTTCAAGACGATCAACGGCGTCCGGTACTCCGTGCCCGGAGACTGGTGCACGGTAGAACCCGACGGCACGATCACCCTGCTCGGCCGCGGCTCCAACTGCATCAACACAGCCGGAGAGAAAGTCTATCCGGAAGAGGTCGAGGAAGCCCTGAAGGCGCATGACGCCGTGAAGGACGCCCTTGTGGTCGGCGTGCCGGACGACAAATGGGGCCAGGCCATCACGGCCGTGGTGTCACTCGACGGACAGGCCGACGAGGCATCCCTGCGGGAATTCGTTAAAACGAAGCTCGCCCACTACAAGGCGCCCAAGCGGGTCCTTTTCAAGGACGATCTCGGCCGCGCAGTGAATGGCAAGGCGGACTACAAGTCCATCAAGGCCTTTGCGCTTGCAGAACTCGGCATCGAGGCCTGA
- a CDS encoding PaaI family thioesterase — protein MSEDGALKPPPPGFAPRPTRGKFSIHNGPSYLATGEGDLRCGIWVLDRHCNGMGFMHGGMICAFADSALAWAVWSATERMSVTIKLTMEFMGIVPEGSWLEAHPQVKGVDGDLVHVMTDMLTEDGALVARADAVFRSLRRRKA, from the coding sequence ATGAGCGAAGACGGCGCGCTGAAACCGCCGCCCCCCGGATTTGCCCCGCGCCCCACGCGAGGCAAATTCTCGATCCATAATGGCCCATCCTATCTGGCGACGGGCGAGGGTGACCTCCGCTGCGGCATCTGGGTGCTGGACCGTCACTGCAACGGCATGGGCTTCATGCATGGCGGCATGATCTGTGCCTTTGCCGACAGCGCGCTCGCCTGGGCCGTCTGGTCTGCGACGGAGCGGATGTCTGTCACGATCAAGCTCACCATGGAATTCATGGGCATCGTGCCGGAAGGCAGCTGGCTGGAAGCGCACCCGCAGGTCAAAGGCGTGGACGGGGACCTCGTTCACGTCATGACGGACATGTTGACCGAAGACGGCGCACTGGTGGCACGGGCCGATGCGGTCTTCCGGTCCCTGCGGCGCCGCAAGGCCTGA
- a CDS encoding DUF192 domain-containing protein: MKRFLVSGMAAFALVLSAPAALAELETSPLTIESANGAHAFTVEIADEPEEITTGLMNRESMDPDAGMLFDFGQPREAAMWMKNTLIPLDMLFMDPQGKVIAIARETVPGSLRTITPGVPVKSVLELNGGRAEELGIEPGDEVIHPIFGNADE; this comes from the coding sequence ATGAAACGCTTTCTTGTCAGCGGCATGGCCGCGTTCGCCCTCGTTCTTTCCGCGCCGGCTGCACTGGCCGAGCTGGAAACCAGCCCGCTGACCATCGAATCCGCGAATGGCGCACACGCCTTCACGGTTGAGATCGCCGACGAGCCGGAAGAAATCACCACTGGCCTCATGAACCGTGAGAGCATGGACCCGGATGCGGGCATGCTGTTCGATTTCGGCCAGCCGCGCGAAGCGGCGATGTGGATGAAGAATACGCTGATCCCGCTGGACATGCTGTTCATGGACCCGCAGGGCAAAGTCATCGCCATCGCGCGTGAGACCGTACCCGGCTCCCTGCGGACCATCACACCGGGCGTGCCGGTAAAATCGGTTCTTGAGCTGAATGGCGGCCGCGCCGAAGAGCTGGGCATCGAACCCGGCGATGAAGTGATCCATCCCATTTTCGGCAACGCCGACGAATGA
- a CDS encoding cold shock domain-containing protein, producing MIGRVKWFDSTKGYGFIVAESTSDPGLTGDVMIHITCLRSYGETYADEGARIVCNAMQTERGWQTASIIEMERPKAVVARELGVEPDYEPVTLKWFNRARGYGFVQREGKDQDIFVHAVVLRKAGFEEIEPGTGLQAIIEDGAKGEHVTSLKPG from the coding sequence GTGATTGGTCGCGTCAAATGGTTCGACAGCACCAAGGGCTACGGTTTCATCGTGGCGGAATCGACCTCGGATCCGGGGCTGACCGGCGATGTCATGATCCACATCACCTGCCTGCGCTCCTATGGCGAGACCTATGCCGATGAGGGCGCCCGCATCGTCTGCAACGCCATGCAGACCGAGCGTGGCTGGCAGACCGCCAGCATCATCGAGATGGAGCGCCCGAAGGCGGTCGTGGCCCGGGAACTGGGCGTTGAGCCGGATTATGAGCCTGTCACGCTGAAATGGTTCAACCGGGCACGTGGCTATGGTTTTGTGCAGCGGGAAGGCAAGGATCAGGACATCTTCGTCCACGCCGTCGTGCTGCGCAAAGCGGGCTTTGAAGAGATCGAGCCGGGCACCGGACTGCAAGCCATCATCGAGGATGGCGCCAAGGGCGAGCACGTCACCAGCCTCAAGCCGGGCTGA
- a CDS encoding CsgG/HfaB family protein, translating to MRNKMRFAGRLLVSAMAVVLVSCATPPKVTTKMAEPVVNPRTQTEYALLWLPKPSEQIPVAVYGVSDETGAFKPSDTVQTLSRAVTQGATPILIKALQDAGDQSWFKVIEREKLDNLLKERQIILEMRQRYLGESARDSLALPALLFAGILIEGAITGYDTNTQTGGAGARYLGIGADTQYREDAVSVYLRAVSVKTGEVLISVSTEQRVASVAWQANAFKYVAYRELLEAEAGITLNQPRHLAVRQALEKAVYGLIIEGVKSGLWSFDDPELGQAALEFYDTNYRTEFPKAALKGVPKELLEDNPAWGDK from the coding sequence ATGCGTAACAAAATGCGGTTTGCAGGACGATTGCTTGTTTCGGCCATGGCCGTGGTGCTCGTGTCCTGCGCCACACCACCGAAGGTGACAACGAAAATGGCCGAACCGGTCGTCAATCCACGCACGCAGACGGAGTATGCATTGCTCTGGCTGCCGAAACCATCGGAACAGATTCCGGTGGCGGTCTACGGCGTGAGCGACGAGACCGGTGCGTTCAAACCGAGCGACACGGTGCAGACGCTGTCGCGCGCCGTGACCCAGGGGGCAACGCCGATCCTGATCAAGGCGCTGCAGGACGCGGGCGACCAGAGCTGGTTCAAGGTCATCGAGCGTGAAAAACTCGATAATCTGCTGAAGGAACGTCAGATCATCCTGGAGATGCGCCAACGCTATCTGGGCGAGTCCGCGCGGGACTCGCTGGCGCTGCCGGCACTCCTGTTTGCCGGTATCCTGATCGAGGGCGCCATTACGGGCTACGACACAAACACGCAAACCGGCGGGGCTGGCGCGCGCTATCTCGGGATCGGCGCCGACACGCAATACCGGGAGGACGCCGTTTCGGTCTATCTCCGCGCGGTCAGCGTGAAGACCGGAGAGGTGCTGATCTCTGTTTCGACCGAGCAGCGGGTGGCGTCAGTCGCCTGGCAGGCCAATGCATTCAAATATGTTGCTTACAGGGAACTGCTGGAGGCGGAAGCGGGTATCACCCTGAACCAGCCCCGGCACCTTGCTGTACGCCAGGCGCTTGAGAAGGCTGTGTACGGCCTGATCATCGAGGGCGTGAAGTCCGGGCTCTGGTCCTTCGACGACCCGGAACTCGGACAGGCAGCGCTCGAATTCTATGACACCAACTACCGGACGGAATTCCCGAAGGCAGCGCTGAAAGGCGTTCCGAAGGAGCTTCTGGAAGACAATCCTGCTTGGGGGGACAAGTGA
- a CDS encoding curli assembly protein CsgF encodes MANVGKDHEMTNSKTPETAISPSGFRLFLPAVLLLVLGLMATPPAAAQELVYTPVNPSFGGNPFNSAHLLGVANAQDDTEAPSSGSTGDPQADLFIRQLQSRLLSGLASEVSNAIFGDNPQDYGRVVFGDQIVEFQRGLDSITLTIFDATTGTTTEIVVPVFTTGG; translated from the coding sequence ATGGCAAACGTTGGAAAGGACCATGAAATGACGAATTCCAAGACACCTGAAACGGCCATTAGCCCTAGCGGCTTCCGCTTGTTCCTCCCGGCGGTTTTGCTCCTTGTTCTTGGGCTGATGGCCACACCGCCTGCGGCGGCGCAGGAGCTGGTCTACACACCGGTCAATCCGTCCTTTGGGGGCAATCCCTTCAATTCGGCGCACCTGCTGGGTGTGGCGAATGCACAGGACGATACCGAGGCGCCGTCCAGCGGCTCAACCGGCGATCCGCAGGCGGACCTGTTCATCCGTCAGCTGCAGAGCCGGCTCCTGTCCGGCCTCGCTTCGGAAGTGTCGAATGCGATCTTCGGGGACAATCCGCAGGATTACGGACGGGTCGTTTTCGGAGACCAGATAGTTGAATTCCAGCGAGGTCTGGATTCGATCACGTTGACCATCTTTGATGCCACGACCGGCACCACGACGGAAATTGTCGTTCCGGTTTTCACGACAGGCGGCTGA